The window accaaagacctatgttagcaagtactacagttgcaggttttataagcaaacgtacagtgaaaatttttcaccgttgggtgatgaggcatattggccaccttctcccttcagtttaattgcaaacactgaatacgagcgaacttcaggagcgcggagtacaactagaaggaggaatgaaatggatatagctcctgctcgcatggctagaaagtgtagtacgtgcaagcaaacaggtcataacaagaatcgctgtcccgatagaaatcagtagttgttgttgcttgttggtttttatgttttttcttaacttGCACAATTGTTGTTTCTTTATGTACTCtttcaagaatatataacatgtcttgtgcagtttaatagttagtatgtaatttaacatttaccatttagttaatgtgtgacgtttatttaacttatatttaattttttatttctgttcgcatatataacacatttaattatttgcatgtgttaaaatatttatttgagttaatcatgctttaaaaatttaaaaaatcaataaattttttttattgataacataaccgaatatgatttaaatctaGACAACGTTATTtggaaaacgaaaaaaaaaatatttacaagtataacgtggaaggatccacgttatacaagttttaattgtataacgtggactgatccacgttatacttgtaattttttattttttattttcgtttTCGTTTTctgataatttaaaaaaaaaataaaaaattggggtatttcgtggatcagcccacgatatacccgttttggtataataaatttttaacgttcccttttggtaaaaaccgtttatttttataccctttaggctccgggcTCGCTGAGATATCTTCCTACAAAAACCTTGGTTTAAtatagaaacaaaaaaaaactattcGCATAAACAAAATAGCATTGCTTCTTCTAATTTCTTAAAGTAAAAACTGAGAAATGGCACCTCGTAAGCAATTAATGACTTCAAGAATGAAACTTTCAAGCAACAACAATGAACCTTTCTATATAAATTCAAACTTCAATCAACCAAAAATCTACCTCAACATTGATAAATCATCTACCTCAAAATTGATAAATCTACACACAGAGAGAGTTTGTAATTCATTTATTTCTGAAAAATGGAGAAAGTTGGCAAAAGATTGGCAGTTCTAGTTGGCTGCAACTATGAAAACACAAAATACAGGTAAATGGCGTAGCCATATTGAGTGTTTAGCACCCTTCATTGAAAAATTATAATGCATATgtagatcattttttttttttttttacatatatattAAACTTTGAATATTCATTACAGGTTACATGGATGTCACAACGATGTTTTAGCCATGAGAAAAGTGCTCGTAAATCGATTCGGGTTCGATTCACAGCACATTGAACTGATCATGGATAAATCAGGCAGCCTTGTGATGCCCACTGGAGCTAATATCAAGAAGGCACTTAACAAAATGGTTGATGAAGCTGAACCAGGGGATGTTTTGTACTTCCATTTTAGTGGACATGGAACATTGACTGGAAAAAAGAAGCAAGAAGAAGCTATCATTCCAGTTGATTTCAATTATATTACTAGTAAGTTAATTTCTTGATCTTATCTAATCTATAAACTTTATGCAAAAATAGTAAGGCAATCGTTAAGGGGTTAATTTCCTGAATGGTCATCCAACTTATGATTTGAACTAGAAATTCACTACACTAAATTTTGTCACTAAAAAAATTACTAACCTTTTCCTATGTTGGTCATAAAATCAAAATACCGGAAAGCGCTTCGTGTTCTTTCTATTCTACCTTATTCCATTCCAGGATGGGCggctaataataaaataataagttAAGTAGTCGTCGTTTGATCAATGACACCAGTCCGTCCATGCCCACACATTTTGTCGCGCACGACACTGAAAAGCCAAATAGGCATGCCAAATTAAATCAACAAAAAAGCCATGATGGCTATGCCATGTTTAGCCCTAAGAATTTCAGTGATATATGGTCATCGACATCTGATTTATTGCAGTAAAGTCGTCAAAAAGGACAAGTTATTTCTTTTACGATAACAAGTTATTGATAAAAATCATAAAGTTAGAATGATCATTTGAGAAATCAACTCATTGAGGGAACAGGCTAATTTAGATAGCCTTGAAGGAGAGTGCAAGACATCTACTCATCTAAACTACCATTTTCTATTGACTCAATTAttcttagtataaaaatgtttatATTTTACATATTATCACACAATTTAAGTTCTTGGTAACCTTTAAAAACATATATTTGGCGGATGTTGATATTTGTAAAACCGCGACTATTGATATGGTATTAGATTAATTAGTATCTTATATGAACTTATACTTTTCGCAGATGTTGACATTCGAAAAATTGTGAATCGCGTACCAGAAGGAGCAACTTTCACCATCCTTTCAGATTCTTGCCATAGTGGAGGCCTAATTGACAAAGAGAAAGAGCAAATTGGACCATCTCATCACAAGCCCAAATATCAAGAAGAgggaaataataataacaactacGCTTCCTTCCCAAACAAATTGGGATCGACATCACAATCTTATTACAAGCGCAAATTCATCCCTCACGAAACTGTCTTGGAACATCTCACATCCTTAACAAACATAAGCACCTTAGATATTGGATCACACATGTTACAACTCTTTGGAAATGAGGCTAGTGTTCTGTTTTCTTTGCCTCAAGTGGAGTTAGATTTGTTGAAACCTCTTAAACAAGATGAGGGTATTTTGCTAAGTGGATGTCAAGCTAATGAAACATGTCAAGATGTAGGGGGAGGCAATGAGAATGATGAAAAATCTTATGGGGCATTTAGTCATGCAATATTAATTGTGTTGAAGGAAAATTGTGGTCCTCTTAGTAATAAAGAGTTGGTGTTGAAGTCTAGGGATGTTTTGAAAAATGATGAACATATTGTGACTCAACATCCTTGTCTCTATTGTAGTGATGAAAATGCTCAAGCAGTTTTCTTGAGTCAAGGTTAAGGTCAAATGCTATTATAATGTAATTGATATATCATAattatgacgataatgatgaaataaaaaaataaaatttatgcaccggctatataacatatatacacacaatcaTGCCATTTTTGAGATAATTACATGTGATTATCTATGATAAGTAATAATTAATCAGTGACTTAACAAAAATGAAAGCTGACCTGTTATAATAACTTAAATTACATTGATACTATaaagaaaaatattaaataagtaatgtataaaataaaatttgagCATACTATACTAAAGAAGTGAATAGATTTCAGTGGTCACGAATTAGATGTGATTGTGATCATGAAAAGATAAAATGTGTTTTTATCAAATAAACTCATAGAgcgaatctatatataatataaagctaggaataGAAAGGTgacgtgacacctctctatggtctAGAAAATcgtttatcttttttctcctttttttttttgaatttttcttcatTTTAAAATTACTATGTTGTGTATTAAAAAGTCAAAAATTCACTCTCTTAATGATAATTCATTAATTATACATCTTAATTCTCTTAATATCTAATACTAATTAAATGACAATTCACTGGATATCTTACAATATTTTAACTGCAACATTTTGGTCACTCAAGAGCCACGAGCAAGCAGTTCTGGCTTTTTCCAGGATAGTTGGAGATGTGATGATTCATTTCCTTTATACAAttctcgctctctctctctctttttttttttttttagtttttccttCATTATTTGTttgataattaatttttttaatcatATTTAAGGAGTACAGCTAATTAAATCTCATGAGTTACGAAAAACCTCCATCTATTTGCATTCTCTACTTAAATAAGATGTCTCCTCAACTCCCTTCTACCTAATTTTTATGGCTTAACCAACCTATAAATAACAATCACATTTGGAGTTGTTGGACGCTCATTTCCGTTTTCTCCTCCTCCTTTTTTTTAACCTTAGTTGAAAATTTTGTTTGAGGCTTTCTCCAATGTCTAAACACAGTAAATGCATTTGTGATAAGTGATGTTTCTAGAGTGACTTTGCTAATCTCTGTTGTTTTGTACTTTTattctttcatatatatatatttgctaatCTCTGCTATTTAGTCCCTAATTATTTTGTTTCATATAATTTTGTTTTAAGGATTCTAATtatatttttctccttttttgtttTATTTCCTTCGTTTTATTCATCGACCAATTTGTTTAATAACTAAAATTACTTCTATCTTGTTTATTGCATCTAATTATGTATAAGTTACAAAAGACCTTCATCTATTAGGATTTTCACTTACCTACATTTTCATGGCTTAACCAATTTGTAAATTAACAATCATACATGGAGTTGTTGATGCTCTTTTAGATTTTTTCCAATTTTCTTTGACcttagttgatttttttttttttttgaggtagtTCACCTTCAATTTCGTAGTTATTTTTACTTTTTGTGTTGTAATTTTCCACATTTCATTAATTTTGTTGTTATCTTCTCTTCTAACATTTGATTTACTTGAAATCCTTCACTTTAATTATCTTCCGTTCTAGACAAGTATATTTCTCTACCTGGAAAAAGTAGCAgacaataattaaattaaacaaagcaAGACTATACTCCTAACTATTTCTCTTATATGTATTCGACGTTTTTCACTTTTATTATTTACAAACTATTTATACTTAGTTTGTAAAAATAccgagaaaaaaaaataagatgtTAATTtttagtatgaaacaccttacaTATCCAAGAATGGGTTATTATAAGTTTATAACATGTATTTTTAGTTGTTTCTATCTTCCCATTTAAGTTTTGAACGCAATAAGGGCCAACATTAATTGA is drawn from Lycium barbarum isolate Lr01 chromosome 8, ASM1917538v2, whole genome shotgun sequence and contains these coding sequences:
- the LOC132607294 gene encoding metacaspase-9, with translation MEKVGKRLAVLVGCNYENTKYRLHGCHNDVLAMRKVLVNRFGFDSQHIELIMDKSGSLVMPTGANIKKALNKMVDEAEPGDVLYFHFSGHGTLTGKKKQEEAIIPVDFNYITNVDIRKIVNRVPEGATFTILSDSCHSGGLIDKEKEQIGPSHHKPKYQEEGNNNNNYASFPNKLGSTSQSYYKRKFIPHETVLEHLTSLTNISTLDIGSHMLQLFGNEASVLFSLPQVELDLLKPLKQDEGILLSGCQANETCQDVGGGNENDEKSYGAFSHAILIVLKENCGPLSNKELVLKSRDVLKNDEHIVTQHPCLYCSDENAQAVFLSQG